A genomic window from Cytobacillus suaedae includes:
- a CDS encoding TetR family transcriptional regulator, with translation MKERITEQSKALFEKKGFTETSIQDIVDALGVTKGTFYYYFSSKEELLMDIHIRYIENLLALQDKILSDETKDCKTKLYDMVFMLIHIIEEQGASARVFFRELRNLNDDHLAQVLPKRDQFRLNLQSLLEQGRENGEFRKDLDVGIVTFGILGITNWSYNWYNPKGTLKDHEVARIFVEMILNGIEA, from the coding sequence ATGAAGGAAAGAATAACAGAGCAAAGTAAGGCACTATTTGAGAAAAAAGGATTTACCGAAACGTCCATTCAAGATATTGTTGATGCACTTGGTGTCACGAAAGGAACTTTCTACTATTACTTTTCTAGTAAAGAGGAACTCCTAATGGATATTCATATCCGTTATATTGAAAATTTATTGGCATTGCAAGACAAAATCCTTTCAGATGAGACGAAGGACTGTAAAACTAAGCTTTATGATATGGTCTTCATGCTCATCCATATTATTGAGGAACAAGGTGCTAGTGCTAGAGTGTTTTTTCGCGAACTACGAAATTTAAATGACGATCATCTTGCACAGGTATTGCCAAAGCGTGATCAATTTAGACTGAACCTACAATCCTTACTAGAGCAAGGAAGAGAAAATGGAGAGTTTCGAAAAGACCTAGACGTGGGCATTGTGACGTTTGGGATCCTCGGAATTACTAACTGGAGTTATAACTGGTATAACCCGAAAGGAACTCTAAAAGATCATGAAGTAGCTAGAATTTTTGTTGAAATGATATTAAATGGAATTGAAGCATAG
- a CDS encoding 2-phosphosulfolactate phosphatase, producing the protein MPKLHLLMKKEEIDSTKMKDNKVAVVFDVLLATSTITAGLHFGAREVIPVLNGEEAQKVAENRDKETYVLVGEYEGKTIEGFLDPNPLQLREALEGKSMILSTTNGTVAINKAADAKRVYISSLLNGKAVAEELNQEVHEETVVVICSGSSGEFCLEDFYGAGYLLDCLVRNEDKEWQLTDAAQSALLFYKGMAERSNEVLLSSRVGKLLAKYGYEEEVRFVGIHGSIPIVPYLADGRIVV; encoded by the coding sequence ATGCCAAAGCTCCATCTTCTTATGAAAAAGGAAGAAATAGATTCAACAAAAATGAAAGACAACAAGGTTGCTGTTGTTTTTGATGTACTTCTTGCTACTTCAACCATTACAGCAGGTTTGCACTTTGGTGCGAGGGAGGTAATCCCGGTGTTAAATGGAGAGGAAGCTCAAAAAGTAGCTGAGAATAGAGACAAGGAAACCTACGTTTTAGTTGGTGAATATGAAGGAAAAACAATTGAGGGCTTCCTAGATCCCAATCCTCTGCAACTAAGAGAAGCTCTAGAAGGTAAATCAATGATTCTATCTACTACGAATGGTACTGTTGCTATTAATAAAGCAGCTGATGCCAAGAGGGTATATATTAGTTCTTTATTGAATGGAAAGGCTGTTGCGGAAGAACTTAATCAAGAAGTACATGAAGAAACAGTAGTTGTGATCTGCTCAGGATCTTCTGGAGAGTTTTGTTTAGAAGACTTCTATGGTGCAGGATATCTTCTTGATTGCTTAGTGAGGAATGAAGATAAGGAGTGGCAATTAACAGATGCTGCCCAATCAGCTTTACTCTTTTACAAAGGAATGGCAGAAAGGTCAAATGAGGTATTACTAAGTTCGCGAGTAGGGAAGTTACTTGCAAAGTACGGATATGAAGAAGAAGTTAGATTTGTAGGGATTCATGGGAGTATTCCTATCGTTCCATATTTAGCAGATGGTCGAATCGTCGTATAA
- a CDS encoding acyl-CoA thioesterase — translation MNHITKIKVRFGETDALGHINNSSYFAYLEDARIGFFESIGCNMSTTSWNFILASTKCDFIGQGYFNQTLRITTTVARIGNKSFQLEHEIFDDQTNRLIARGNAIIVYFDFEKQQSIVIPESLKVELERHLVASS, via the coding sequence TTGAACCATATAACAAAAATTAAGGTTCGTTTTGGGGAGACAGATGCCTTAGGACATATAAATAACTCTAGTTATTTTGCTTACCTCGAAGATGCGCGTATAGGTTTCTTTGAATCCATTGGTTGTAATATGAGCACAACATCCTGGAACTTTATATTAGCTTCAACTAAGTGTGACTTCATTGGTCAAGGATATTTTAATCAGACATTACGAATAACCACAACTGTTGCAAGAATTGGAAATAAGAGCTTTCAGTTAGAGCATGAAATTTTTGATGATCAAACAAATCGATTGATTGCTCGTGGAAATGCAATTATTGTTTATTTTGATTTTGAAAAGCAACAAAGTATAGTCATTCCAGAATCACTTAAGGTTGAGCTAGAACGTCATCTTGTAGCAAGTTCGTAG
- a CDS encoding acyl-CoA dehydrogenase family protein, protein MISATAKQFIDREVDPLNEAVENQEFDKVVDLLHKAGELGLLAHSIPEAYGGLGLDKISKGIVGEVVGRAGGYGVAHSNHTCIATLPITYFGTPEQKAKYLPKLASGEYIGAYCLTEPGSGSDALAAKTTAVLNEAGTHYLLNGTKLYITNAVFSDTFIVYAKVDSTHFTAFIVEKDFQGLSLGPEEKKMGIKGSSTRTVILEDCLVPVENLLGEIGKGHIIALNVLNLGRFNLGSACMGAAKYGLHLTLKYTNERKQFGKAISEFGASKEKFAKMATRIYAAESLQYRTAKLLEDSLGDLYESTDLALIGRRMMEFATECAVCKVYGSETLDFVADEAVQLHGGSGFMKDYRVEQMYRDSRINRIFEGTNEINRLLIPTHLFRKAIKGEIQLEEIVQKAILELQNPKREFEGTLEREIEAVKTIRRIFLLCVGVAYERYGLELPNEQETLMKLADIAMNLYAAESVVLRSKKTQSDFKVKLAQAFMDDVVLDVEVTARKLISGVVDESKLQQTLLLVIKSLSPFQVTGVVERKRQIANRLIDTEQYTV, encoded by the coding sequence ATGATTTCAGCCACAGCAAAGCAATTTATCGATAGAGAGGTAGACCCTCTTAACGAGGCGGTAGAAAACCAAGAATTTGATAAAGTTGTAGATTTGTTACATAAGGCTGGAGAGTTGGGTCTCTTAGCTCATAGTATACCTGAAGCTTATGGTGGGTTAGGGCTAGACAAAATAAGTAAAGGGATAGTTGGAGAGGTAGTTGGAAGGGCTGGAGGCTACGGTGTAGCTCACTCCAATCATACATGTATAGCCACTTTACCTATTACTTATTTCGGAACACCCGAACAAAAAGCAAAGTATTTGCCGAAACTAGCTTCCGGTGAATACATTGGAGCTTACTGTTTAACTGAGCCAGGGTCTGGGTCTGATGCGTTAGCAGCAAAGACAACAGCTGTTTTAAATGAAGCGGGAACTCATTATTTATTAAATGGAACAAAGCTCTATATCACTAACGCTGTCTTCTCAGATACATTCATTGTATATGCCAAAGTTGATAGCACTCATTTTACAGCCTTTATTGTTGAAAAAGATTTTCAGGGGCTATCCTTAGGGCCTGAAGAGAAGAAAATGGGAATTAAAGGTTCCTCAACAAGAACGGTTATCCTAGAGGATTGTCTAGTACCAGTTGAGAATCTACTTGGTGAAATTGGTAAAGGACATATAATTGCGCTAAATGTTTTGAATTTAGGTAGATTCAACCTAGGGTCAGCTTGTATGGGCGCTGCAAAATATGGTCTTCATCTTACCTTAAAATATACAAATGAACGCAAACAATTTGGGAAAGCTATTTCTGAGTTTGGTGCGAGTAAAGAAAAATTTGCAAAGATGGCTACAAGAATATATGCTGCAGAATCTCTACAGTATAGAACTGCAAAGTTGTTAGAGGATTCATTAGGTGATTTATATGAATCTACTGATCTTGCATTAATTGGAAGAAGAATGATGGAGTTTGCGACTGAGTGTGCTGTATGCAAAGTGTATGGATCTGAGACCTTAGACTTTGTAGCTGATGAAGCAGTTCAGTTGCATGGTGGTTCAGGCTTTATGAAGGATTATAGAGTTGAACAAATGTACAGAGACTCAAGGATTAATCGAATATTTGAAGGTACAAACGAGATCAATCGTCTCTTGATACCAACCCATCTGTTCCGCAAGGCTATTAAGGGAGAGATACAATTAGAAGAAATCGTTCAAAAGGCAATCCTAGAGTTACAGAACCCAAAAAGAGAGTTTGAAGGAACACTTGAACGTGAAATTGAAGCTGTAAAAACGATTAGAAGAATCTTTTTACTATGTGTCGGTGTGGCCTATGAACGGTACGGGTTAGAATTACCAAATGAACAGGAAACACTTATGAAATTAGCAGACATTGCGATGAATCTGTATGCAGCAGAATCCGTAGTCCTTAGATCCAAAAAAACTCAATCCGATTTTAAAGTTAAATTAGCCCAGGCATTTATGGATGATGTAGTACTCGATGTTGAAGTAACTGCTAGAAAATTAATATCAGGTGTAGTAGATGAAAGTAAGCTTCAGCAAACACTCTTATTAGTTATAAAAAGTTTGAGTCCTTTCCAAGTCACAGGCGTAGTTGAACGTAAACGTCAGATTGCTAATCGCTTAATAGATACAGAACAATATACAGTTTAG
- a CDS encoding SDR family oxidoreductase, translating into MHVFDLFSLKGKTAIVTGGGRGLGEQIAVGFAEAGANVVVCSRKLEACQEVSDRLLVLGVKSIAIQCDVTNPEDIQKVVDETVREFGSIDILVNNSGATWSSPVTDMPLEAWNKVLDVNITGLFLMSQAVGRVMIEQKGGKIINIASVAGLGGTDPRFMDTIAYNTSKGAVITFTKDLAVKWGQHNINVNAIAPGFFPTKMSKVLIERGKDHILATTPLKKFGSDQDLKGVALFLASNASNFVTGDTLVVDGGTHAM; encoded by the coding sequence ATGCATGTATTCGATTTGTTTAGTCTAAAAGGAAAAACAGCGATTGTTACTGGTGGTGGTAGAGGACTAGGGGAGCAAATTGCAGTAGGATTTGCGGAAGCAGGGGCAAATGTCGTTGTATGCTCACGTAAACTAGAAGCCTGTCAAGAAGTGAGTGATAGATTATTAGTATTAGGTGTAAAATCTATAGCAATTCAGTGCGATGTTACGAACCCTGAAGATATTCAAAAAGTTGTAGATGAAACAGTAAGAGAGTTTGGTTCGATTGATATTTTAGTTAATAACAGTGGTGCTACTTGGTCATCACCAGTTACTGATATGCCTCTAGAGGCATGGAATAAGGTCCTGGATGTGAATATTACTGGATTATTCTTGATGAGCCAAGCTGTAGGTAGAGTTATGATTGAACAAAAAGGCGGGAAAATCATAAATATAGCATCAGTTGCCGGATTAGGAGGTACAGATCCTAGATTCATGGATACGATTGCCTATAATACTAGTAAAGGAGCTGTTATCACGTTTACAAAGGACCTAGCAGTAAAATGGGGTCAGCATAATATTAATGTAAATGCGATCGCACCTGGTTTCTTTCCGACTAAAATGTCAAAAGTGCTTATCGAACGTGGAAAGGATCATATCTTAGCGACCACCCCATTAAAAAAGTTTGGTTCTGATCAAGATTTAAAGGGAGTTGCCTTATTTTTAGCATCAAATGCTTCGAACTTTGTTACTGGGGATACGCTAGTTGTTGATGGTGGAACACATGCGATGTAA
- a CDS encoding alpha/beta hydrolase, translated as MIIVSLDPQAKMLLDMMAASGAPAIETLTPEQAREAFALTQNRLRQGVSEIVIHKIEDMTIKGVKDDIKIRVYSPKDDELLPALIYFHGGGWVLGNLDSHDSLCRALANSAECVVISVDYSLAPEHKFPTAVYDAFHATKWVYDNAETLKVDPTRLAVGGDSAGGNLAAAVSNLAKKNRSPKLCFQALLYPATNFEVTESYQLFSEGYFLTKSAMNWFRDCYLNGTEDLKNPLAAPLLMDDKTDLPPALIITAGFDPLRDEGKAYAESLIEAGVEVEYKCYDGMIHGFISMFSVLHQGKLAVEHISNSLKIAFNTKTVKEV; from the coding sequence ATGATAATAGTGAGTTTAGATCCTCAAGCAAAAATGTTACTTGATATGATGGCAGCCTCTGGTGCCCCGGCTATTGAAACACTCACACCTGAACAAGCCCGAGAAGCATTCGCACTTACTCAAAATAGATTGCGCCAAGGAGTTTCAGAAATAGTCATTCATAAAATTGAAGATATGACTATTAAAGGTGTCAAAGACGACATTAAAATTCGAGTGTACTCTCCAAAAGATGACGAACTATTACCAGCTCTTATATATTTTCATGGTGGGGGTTGGGTTTTAGGTAATTTAGATAGCCATGACTCATTGTGCCGTGCCCTTGCAAATAGTGCTGAGTGTGTTGTGATATCTGTTGACTATAGCCTAGCACCTGAACATAAATTCCCTACTGCTGTTTATGATGCCTTCCATGCGACAAAGTGGGTCTATGATAATGCAGAAACTTTAAAAGTGGATCCAACACGCCTGGCTGTTGGAGGGGATAGTGCGGGAGGAAACTTGGCGGCAGCCGTTTCCAATCTTGCAAAGAAGAATCGATCTCCAAAACTGTGCTTTCAAGCCCTATTATATCCAGCTACAAATTTTGAAGTAACAGAATCATATCAATTGTTTTCAGAAGGCTACTTTTTGACGAAATCGGCAATGAATTGGTTTAGAGACTGTTACCTAAATGGAACGGAAGATTTAAAAAATCCACTTGCTGCACCATTATTAATGGATGATAAGACTGATTTACCACCAGCCCTAATTATTACAGCAGGTTTCGATCCATTACGAGATGAGGGGAAGGCATATGCTGAATCATTAATTGAGGCTGGTGTTGAGGTAGAATACAAGTGTTACGATGGTATGATACATGGTTTTATAAGCATGTTTAGTGTATTACATCAAGGTAAACTTGCAGTTGAACATATAAGTAATTCACTAAAGATTGCATTTAACACAAAGACCGTAAAAGAGGTGTAA
- a CDS encoding phosphotransferase family protein has protein sequence MTNKLKDTIPVRKGEELNRTELEIFLREKIESLPMGELEIEQFGAGHSNLTYQLRIADWTAVLRRPPLGPVAPKAHDMNREFRILSELYKVYQAAPRPYVYSEDESVVGSPFFIMERKHGIVLDTEFPDYITPTKDMCRQLSDIMVDELVKLHDIDFTQTGLTNMIQPEGFMERQVHGWISRYERSKTDEIREVEILKEWMVKNIPLSQTPTVIHYDFKLNNAMFSEDLTRMVGLFDWEMSTVGDPLADLGAAMSYWIQSDDDEMLKRGLGKPPVTVQEGFYTRDEFVGEYAKKSGRDVSSMNFYLTFAYFKLAVICQQIYYRYKKGQTNDQRFAKFNYTVKSLIQYALVESSRTK, from the coding sequence ATGACAAATAAATTAAAAGACACTATTCCCGTCCGTAAAGGGGAAGAGTTAAATAGAACCGAGTTAGAAATTTTTCTAAGGGAAAAAATTGAATCCTTGCCTATGGGAGAGCTTGAAATCGAACAATTTGGTGCTGGGCATTCAAATTTAACCTATCAGTTAAGGATAGCTGACTGGACTGCGGTTCTAAGACGTCCACCACTTGGACCAGTAGCTCCTAAAGCTCATGATATGAATCGTGAATTTAGAATCCTATCAGAGTTATATAAAGTTTATCAGGCAGCACCAAGGCCTTATGTATATTCAGAAGATGAAAGTGTTGTAGGAAGTCCTTTCTTTATTATGGAGAGGAAGCATGGAATCGTGTTAGATACTGAATTTCCTGATTACATTACGCCTACAAAGGATATGTGTAGGCAGTTATCAGATATCATGGTCGATGAGCTTGTTAAATTACATGATATTGATTTTACACAGACAGGTTTAACCAACATGATTCAGCCTGAGGGGTTTATGGAGCGTCAAGTTCATGGCTGGATTTCTAGGTATGAACGATCAAAAACCGACGAGATACGTGAAGTTGAAATTCTAAAAGAATGGATGGTTAAAAATATTCCTTTATCACAAACGCCAACTGTCATTCATTATGACTTTAAATTAAATAATGCTATGTTTTCTGAGGATTTAACTAGAATGGTAGGCTTATTTGATTGGGAAATGTCCACCGTTGGTGATCCTCTTGCGGATTTAGGTGCTGCCATGAGTTATTGGATTCAATCTGACGATGATGAAATGTTAAAACGGGGTCTTGGAAAGCCACCTGTAACAGTTCAAGAAGGTTTTTATACACGTGATGAATTTGTGGGGGAGTATGCAAAAAAGAGTGGACGTGATGTTTCATCTATGAATTTTTATTTAACATTCGCCTATTTCAAACTTGCCGTAATTTGTCAGCAAATTTATTATCGTTATAAAAAAGGACAGACAAACGATCAACGATTTGCCAAGTTTAATTATACAGTAAAAAGCCTAATTCAATATGCACTAGTAGAATCTTCTAGAACTAAATAA
- a CDS encoding glucose 1-dehydrogenase, translated as MKLKNKVAIITGGGGGIGRATAFLFAKEGAEVVVSDVNEETGQETVNRILEEGGRSTFFKANVAEPTEVESLVAYTASTFCGVDILFNNAGIGNSELKIEDLSIEEWDHVLDINLKGVFLGIKYAIPEMRKRGGGSIINTSSLLGFKGKKYMAAYNASKGGVSLLTQNAALEYGKENIRVNTVAPGVIDTPIIDGWKKDERKWPFISKANALGRIGSPDEVATTVLFLASSDASFITGSTIHVDGGGLTF; from the coding sequence ATGAAATTAAAAAACAAGGTTGCTATTATCACTGGTGGAGGTGGAGGCATTGGAAGGGCAACAGCCTTTCTTTTTGCAAAAGAAGGTGCCGAAGTTGTTGTCTCAGATGTAAATGAGGAAACCGGTCAAGAAACTGTAAATCGTATTTTAGAGGAAGGAGGACGAAGTACATTCTTTAAGGCAAATGTGGCTGAGCCCACAGAGGTTGAGAGTTTAGTTGCTTATACAGCTTCAACTTTTTGTGGGGTTGATATCCTATTTAATAATGCTGGGATTGGTAACTCAGAGCTCAAGATTGAGGATCTCTCTATTGAAGAATGGGATCATGTCTTAGATATAAACTTAAAAGGTGTATTTTTAGGAATCAAATATGCTATTCCGGAAATGAGAAAACGAGGTGGCGGTTCTATTATAAATACTTCTAGTTTGCTAGGATTTAAAGGGAAAAAATATATGGCAGCATACAATGCGTCTAAAGGAGGAGTCAGTTTACTTACTCAAAATGCTGCTTTGGAATATGGAAAGGAGAACATTCGGGTGAATACAGTAGCGCCTGGAGTCATCGATACCCCCATTATTGATGGGTGGAAAAAGGATGAACGAAAATGGCCATTCATCTCCAAAGCCAATGCGCTAGGAAGAATTGGATCTCCTGATGAGGTTGCAACTACAGTGCTATTTCTTGCATCCTCTGATGCATCTTTTATTACTGGTTCAACCATTCATGTTGATGGTGGAGGCCTTACCTTTTAA
- a CDS encoding long-chain fatty acid--CoA ligase translates to MTEKPWLKHYPEGIQKELEIPNIPVHQMLLDSTAKYPQNEAIIFYHKRMTYTELTGLSRAFTSALQANGVQKGDRVAVMLPNCPQYVISYFGTLMAGGIITQVNPMLVEKELQYILQDSGAETIVILDALYPRLKSIQDQTNVKNVIVVSLQPSETSFTQDRSFEEFMQTANGHIAPVAIDPVNDIAVLQYTGGTTGRSKGAMLTHRNLVANVVQSYEFFKQDINLGQDKCLTVIPLFHVFGMTSGMNLSIFCGSSNVLLPRFDLEEMLQTIKREQPTTFPGVPTMYVALTNHPKAEDYGIDSIRVCNSGSAPMPVELMKEFEAKTGAKVLEGYGLSEAAPTTHCNPMFAERKPGSVGIGFPSTDYKIVDVATGSLEVPAGELGEVIIKGPQVMKGYWNMPEETAHTLRDGWLYTGDIARMDEDGFLYIVDRKKDMIIASGYNVYPRDVEEVLYQHPSVQEAVVIGVPDSYRGETVKAVIVLKAGKEATQEEIIQYCKDNMASYRVPTIIEFRDQLPKTSVGKILRRALRDEVNAVK, encoded by the coding sequence ATGACTGAAAAACCTTGGTTAAAGCACTATCCTGAAGGTATTCAAAAAGAGCTTGAGATCCCTAATATTCCTGTCCACCAAATGCTCCTAGATTCTACAGCTAAGTATCCTCAAAATGAAGCTATTATTTTCTATCACAAAAGAATGACGTATACAGAATTAACAGGTTTATCCCGTGCATTTACATCGGCATTACAAGCAAATGGTGTTCAAAAAGGAGACCGTGTGGCAGTGATGCTTCCAAATTGTCCTCAGTATGTTATAAGCTATTTCGGTACTCTTATGGCAGGCGGAATCATTACACAGGTAAATCCTATGCTTGTAGAAAAAGAATTACAGTATATTCTCCAAGATTCTGGTGCTGAAACGATTGTTATTTTAGATGCATTGTACCCACGATTAAAGTCAATTCAGGATCAAACGAATGTGAAAAATGTAATTGTTGTCAGCCTACAACCATCTGAAACTAGCTTCACACAAGACCGCTCTTTTGAGGAGTTCATGCAAACTGCAAATGGGCATATTGCTCCTGTTGCTATTGACCCAGTAAATGACATTGCTGTTCTTCAATATACAGGAGGAACAACTGGCCGCTCAAAAGGTGCAATGCTAACCCACAGAAACTTAGTTGCGAATGTTGTTCAATCCTATGAATTCTTCAAACAGGATATAAATCTAGGTCAGGATAAGTGCTTAACGGTTATTCCACTATTCCACGTGTTTGGAATGACATCTGGTATGAATTTATCCATTTTCTGCGGATCTAGTAACGTTCTATTACCACGATTTGATCTAGAAGAAATGCTTCAAACAATAAAAAGAGAGCAGCCAACTACATTCCCTGGAGTACCAACAATGTATGTTGCCTTAACAAACCATCCTAAAGCAGAGGATTATGGAATTGATAGCATAAGAGTTTGTAATAGTGGTAGTGCACCGATGCCTGTTGAACTTATGAAAGAATTTGAGGCAAAAACAGGGGCTAAGGTACTTGAAGGATACGGGTTATCAGAAGCGGCTCCAACAACTCATTGTAATCCGATGTTTGCTGAAAGAAAACCTGGTAGCGTAGGTATTGGTTTCCCTTCAACAGACTATAAGATTGTTGACGTAGCAACAGGTTCGTTAGAGGTTCCAGCAGGAGAGTTAGGTGAAGTCATCATTAAAGGACCTCAGGTTATGAAAGGGTATTGGAATATGCCTGAAGAAACAGCACACACATTACGTGATGGGTGGCTTTATACAGGTGATATTGCACGAATGGATGAAGATGGCTTCCTATACATCGTTGACCGAAAAAAAGATATGATTATTGCAAGTGGGTACAATGTCTATCCACGTGATGTTGAGGAAGTATTATACCAACATCCATCTGTTCAAGAGGCAGTTGTCATCGGTGTTCCTGATAGCTATCGTGGCGAAACGGTTAAAGCTGTCATTGTTCTAAAAGCAGGTAAGGAAGCGACTCAAGAAGAGATTATACAATATTGTAAAGACAATATGGCTTCCTATAGAGTCCCTACAATTATCGAATTCCGTGACCAATTACCAAAAACAAGTGTTGGTAAAATCCTTCGAAGAGCCCTTCGAGATGAGGTTAATGCAGTAAAATAA
- a CDS encoding quinone oxidoreductase, protein MKAIQLTEFGGPEVLRYVDVEKPTPNSNEVLIEVKAVGVNYADTARREGQYVVKTTLPFIPGAEVAGVVVEVGDNVTGVQVGTRVVTLIESNGYAEYAVAHERSLIPLPDGVEFEYAVALPLQGLSAYHILKTMGRIEQGESVLIHAAAGGVGTIAVQLARLFGAGKIIATASTDEKLALAKELGADAVVNYTEAGWEQEVLRITEGKGVDVALEMAGGDIFQKTLTCLAPFGRVVIYGVASGEQSRLYPSSLMAKNQSVIGFFLPQIMRKPQLFQSSLMELLSFVNNGSLKLTIGGTFPLNEAASVHTLLQGRKTKGKLILIP, encoded by the coding sequence ATGAAAGCTATTCAATTAACTGAGTTCGGTGGACCCGAAGTATTAAGGTATGTTGATGTTGAAAAACCAACTCCAAATTCAAATGAAGTATTAATAGAGGTAAAAGCAGTTGGAGTTAATTATGCCGATACTGCACGGAGAGAAGGGCAGTACGTTGTAAAAACCACTTTACCGTTTATTCCTGGTGCCGAGGTAGCGGGAGTTGTTGTTGAGGTAGGAGACAATGTAACGGGTGTTCAGGTTGGTACCCGTGTGGTTACATTAATTGAATCGAATGGATATGCAGAGTATGCAGTTGCTCATGAACGTTCTTTGATTCCATTACCAGATGGAGTAGAGTTTGAGTATGCAGTTGCACTCCCTCTACAAGGGCTAAGTGCTTACCATATCCTTAAGACAATGGGCAGAATCGAACAAGGTGAAAGTGTACTTATTCATGCTGCTGCAGGTGGTGTTGGGACCATTGCAGTCCAATTAGCTAGGTTATTTGGAGCAGGAAAAATTATTGCAACGGCAAGTACTGATGAAAAGCTAGCACTTGCGAAAGAATTAGGTGCTGATGCTGTTGTGAACTATACGGAAGCTGGCTGGGAGCAAGAAGTTTTAAGGATTACGGAGGGCAAGGGAGTAGATGTGGCATTAGAGATGGCTGGTGGAGATATCTTTCAAAAAACGTTAACGTGTCTAGCTCCCTTCGGCCGTGTTGTTATATATGGAGTCGCCAGTGGTGAACAGAGCAGGCTTTACCCTTCTTCTTTAATGGCAAAAAACCAGTCTGTCATCGGTTTCTTCTTGCCTCAAATTATGAGAAAACCACAGTTATTCCAATCAAGCCTGATGGAACTACTGTCTTTTGTGAATAATGGAAGTCTAAAATTAACAATTGGAGGGACATTTCCATTAAATGAGGCTGCCTCCGTTCATACTTTGTTACAAGGTAGAAAAACAAAAGGTAAACTTATTTTAATTCCTTAA